Proteins encoded by one window of Luteolibacter flavescens:
- a CDS encoding PVC-type heme-binding CxxCH protein encodes MKTPMPGFARLLAAGLLMVAQAHAANKIVFLAGGKSHGPGEHEFRAGCMLLAEALNESGLDVQAEVHSGWPSDEKVLDGAKALIIYADGTSVVGKGWDKVDQMAKSGVGLMFMHYAVHPSKEEGDKYYRPWIGGAFEDDFSVNPHWVADLKVLPNHPVSRGVGSLVEAYDEFYYNMRFAAQTANIAELVTAVPDRERMKRYINLWNQHGVDGLGKKQTLMWGIERPDGGRGVGFTGGHYHRNWSVDGFRKIVLNAIVWTAGVEIPKDGVTSKPLTEDELNANLDEKGNAPRLTLVKPGEVKQIPAAQVDVKREAAFPQVGPQKFENGGRQPAARKGPPAKPVAETAAMNARTPRLEEIKARIEDAKELYLVVSDNGDMAYDWANWIEPKIYFKDGSSKDLTDLPWTSVTTGWGEAKVGKNVGGNALTIDKKTYEKGIGTHASSTIVYKLPENVRGFTAKVGIDDGGMFQNGEAKPANVKFAVYTEKPPEAGDSAETLVPEDLFSTPDDNLEVTVWATTPMLRNPTNIDFDAEGRMYVAEGVNYRHASNARPEGDRVVILSDTDGNGMADTTEVFTQDKNLESPLGIAVLENKVIVSQPPDLIVYTDVNGDRKFDPAVDKREVLLTGFNARQHDHSLHSVTVGPDGLWNFNNGNCGAIFTDKSGKTFRIGSGYYKDGGGTWYQDVRSIAGQPSDDGNVWVGGFSVRMNPDGTNARIVGHNYRNSYEQALTSFGDMFQSDNDDPPACRVTEVIEGGNAGFSSADGKRSWGADRRPGQDVPTAEWRQEDPGTMPAGDIYGGGSPTGVAFYENGALGDKWQGLLLACEAGKNVIYGYLPVPDGAGFKLQRIDFLTSNKEKQFSGSDFIGGPSGELKTLFRPADVAVGPDGALYVADWFDPRVGGHGTMDKSGSGTIYRIAPKGFKPVLPKIDLNTTEGQIAALKSPAVNVRNSGFVRLKEQGEKAVPAVADLLKDKNPYIAARAVWLLAQMGPSGEQVVTGLLSSEDARMRLVACRAVRAAGADVVKLAEKMAADPSPMVRREIALSLRDVPVGKSLPFLVTIGEKFDGKDRAYLEAFGLGCTGKEAAIYDALRSKVTASPEMWTDTFAWLAWRLHAPQAVADQKARALSGKVSAEQVKLTLTALGFTNSAAAAAAMIELANTASFSQKELAGWWVNNRKGNLWKAYDVDGILKAMGQDPANVKLTAVEMPAEPAGVPKLPPTAEILKLQGDAARGKTAVAACYMCHRLGDTGVDYGPDLTSFGKQQPAEVIIEAIVNPSADVSHGYDGTEIKTTDGLTIVGIALSDGDPVIMKSLGGQTQTIAKSRIASMKKMDKSLMYTPAMLGLSAQSVADITAYLKSL; translated from the coding sequence ATGAAAACACCCATGCCGGGCTTCGCCCGTCTCCTCGCCGCCGGCCTCCTGATGGTGGCCCAGGCGCATGCCGCGAACAAAATCGTCTTCCTCGCCGGGGGCAAAAGCCACGGTCCGGGCGAGCATGAATTCCGCGCCGGCTGCATGCTACTCGCCGAGGCGCTGAACGAGAGCGGCCTCGACGTGCAGGCCGAGGTTCATAGCGGTTGGCCGTCCGACGAGAAGGTCCTCGACGGTGCCAAGGCGCTGATCATCTACGCCGATGGCACCAGCGTGGTCGGCAAGGGCTGGGACAAGGTGGACCAGATGGCAAAGAGCGGCGTGGGCCTGATGTTCATGCACTACGCCGTGCATCCGTCGAAGGAGGAGGGCGACAAGTATTACCGGCCATGGATCGGCGGGGCCTTCGAGGATGATTTCTCGGTGAACCCGCATTGGGTGGCCGACCTGAAGGTGCTGCCAAATCACCCGGTCTCCCGTGGTGTCGGTTCGCTGGTGGAGGCCTACGACGAGTTTTACTACAACATGCGCTTCGCCGCGCAGACGGCAAACATCGCGGAACTCGTCACCGCCGTGCCGGACCGCGAGCGCATGAAGCGCTACATCAATCTCTGGAACCAGCACGGCGTGGACGGCCTCGGCAAGAAGCAGACGCTGATGTGGGGAATCGAGCGCCCGGACGGCGGCCGCGGCGTGGGCTTCACCGGCGGTCACTACCACCGGAACTGGTCGGTCGATGGCTTCCGCAAGATCGTTCTCAATGCCATCGTCTGGACCGCGGGCGTGGAGATCCCGAAGGACGGCGTGACTTCGAAGCCACTGACCGAGGACGAGCTGAATGCGAATCTGGACGAGAAGGGCAATGCACCGCGGCTCACGCTCGTGAAGCCCGGCGAGGTCAAGCAGATCCCGGCCGCGCAGGTGGATGTGAAGCGTGAGGCGGCATTCCCACAGGTCGGCCCCCAGAAGTTCGAGAATGGCGGACGGCAGCCTGCCGCGCGCAAGGGCCCACCAGCAAAGCCGGTGGCCGAGACCGCGGCGATGAACGCCCGGACGCCACGCCTGGAGGAAATCAAGGCACGGATCGAGGACGCGAAGGAGCTCTATCTGGTCGTCTCCGACAATGGCGACATGGCCTACGACTGGGCAAACTGGATCGAGCCGAAGATCTACTTCAAGGATGGCTCGTCGAAGGATCTCACGGATCTTCCGTGGACCTCGGTGACCACCGGCTGGGGGGAGGCGAAGGTCGGCAAGAATGTCGGCGGAAACGCACTGACCATCGACAAGAAGACCTACGAGAAGGGCATCGGGACGCACGCATCCTCGACGATCGTTTACAAGCTGCCGGAGAACGTGCGCGGCTTCACCGCGAAGGTAGGCATCGATGACGGCGGCATGTTCCAGAATGGCGAGGCCAAGCCTGCGAACGTGAAATTCGCAGTCTATACCGAGAAGCCGCCGGAGGCTGGTGACAGCGCCGAGACGCTGGTGCCCGAGGATCTCTTCTCGACGCCGGACGACAATCTCGAGGTGACCGTGTGGGCGACCACGCCGATGCTTCGGAACCCGACCAACATCGACTTCGACGCCGAGGGTCGCATGTATGTCGCCGAGGGCGTGAACTACCGCCACGCGAGCAATGCGAGGCCGGAAGGCGACCGCGTGGTGATCCTTTCCGACACGGATGGCAATGGCATGGCCGATACCACCGAGGTCTTCACGCAGGACAAGAACCTGGAGTCGCCGCTGGGCATCGCGGTGCTGGAGAACAAGGTCATCGTCTCGCAACCGCCGGACCTGATCGTCTATACCGACGTGAATGGAGACCGGAAATTCGACCCCGCGGTGGACAAGCGCGAGGTGCTGCTCACCGGCTTCAATGCGCGCCAGCACGACCACTCGCTGCACAGCGTGACGGTGGGTCCGGACGGCTTGTGGAATTTCAACAACGGCAACTGCGGCGCGATCTTCACGGACAAGTCCGGGAAGACCTTCCGCATCGGCAGCGGCTACTACAAGGACGGCGGCGGCACCTGGTACCAGGACGTCCGCTCGATCGCCGGTCAGCCGAGCGACGATGGCAACGTGTGGGTCGGCGGCTTCTCCGTCCGCATGAATCCGGACGGCACGAATGCCCGCATCGTGGGCCACAACTACCGGAACTCCTACGAGCAGGCGCTCACGTCATTCGGCGATATGTTCCAGAGCGACAATGACGACCCGCCGGCCTGCCGCGTGACCGAGGTGATCGAGGGTGGCAATGCCGGCTTCTCCTCCGCCGATGGCAAGCGCTCGTGGGGTGCCGACCGCCGCCCCGGCCAGGATGTGCCGACCGCCGAGTGGCGCCAGGAAGACCCGGGCACCATGCCCGCGGGCGATATCTACGGCGGCGGCTCGCCGACCGGCGTGGCCTTCTATGAGAATGGCGCGCTGGGCGACAAGTGGCAGGGCCTGCTGCTGGCCTGCGAGGCGGGCAAGAATGTGATCTACGGCTACCTGCCGGTGCCGGATGGCGCGGGCTTCAAGCTCCAGCGCATCGACTTCCTGACGTCGAACAAGGAGAAGCAATTCTCGGGTTCCGACTTCATCGGCGGGCCGAGCGGCGAGCTGAAGACGCTCTTCCGCCCGGCCGATGTCGCGGTGGGTCCGGATGGTGCGCTGTATGTCGCGGACTGGTTCGACCCGCGCGTCGGCGGTCATGGCACGATGGACAAGTCCGGCTCCGGCACCATCTACCGCATCGCACCGAAGGGCTTCAAACCCGTGCTGCCGAAGATCGACCTGAATACCACCGAAGGCCAGATCGCCGCGCTGAAGAGCCCGGCGGTGAATGTCCGCAACAGCGGCTTCGTCCGCCTGAAGGAGCAGGGTGAAAAGGCCGTGCCCGCGGTGGCCGATCTGCTGAAGGACAAGAACCCCTACATCGCGGCCCGCGCCGTGTGGCTGCTCGCGCAGATGGGGCCGTCCGGCGAGCAGGTCGTCACCGGGCTGCTTTCCTCGGAGGATGCCCGCATGCGTCTCGTCGCCTGCCGCGCGGTTCGTGCTGCCGGTGCCGACGTAGTGAAGCTGGCGGAGAAGATGGCAGCGGATCCTTCCCCGATGGTGCGCCGCGAGATCGCCCTCTCGCTGCGCGACGTGCCGGTGGGGAAGTCGCTGCCCTTCCTCGTCACGATCGGCGAGAAATTCGACGGCAAGGACCGCGCCTATCTTGAGGCCTTCGGTCTCGGCTGCACGGGCAAGGAGGCCGCCATCTACGATGCCCTTCGTAGCAAGGTGACCGCCTCGCCGGAGATGTGGACGGATACCTTCGCTTGGCTCGCCTGGCGCCTGCATGCACCGCAGGCCGTGGCCGACCAGAAGGCGCGCGCGCTTTCCGGAAAGGTCAGCGCGGAGCAGGTGAAGCTCACGCTCACCGCGCTCGGATTCACGAACAGCGCCGCCGCCGCCGCCGCGATGATCGAGCTGGCGAATACCGCGAGCTTCTCCCAGAAGGAGCTGGCCGGCTGGTGGGTGAACAACCGCAAGGGCAACCTGTGGAAGGCCTACGACGTGGACGGCATCCTCAAGGCGATGGGGCAGGATCCGGCGAATGTGAAGCTCACCGCCGTGGAGATGCCTGCCGAGCCCGCGGGTGTGCCAAAGCTGCCGCCGACCGCCGAGATCCTGAAGCTCCAGGGCGATGCTGCGCGTGGCAAAACAGCCGTGGCCGCCTGCTACATGTGCCACCGCCTTGGTGACACGGGAGTCGATTACGGTCCGGATCTCACCAGCTTCGGCAAGCAGCAGCCCGCGGAAGTCATCATCGAGGCGATCGTGAATCCCTCGGCGGATGTCTCGCACGGCTATGACGGCACCGAGATCAAAACGACCGACGGACTCACCATCGTGGGCATCGCCCTCAGCGACGGTGACCCGGTCATCATGAAGAGCCTCGGCGGACAGACCCAGACCATCGCGAAGTCCCGCATCGCGAGCATGAAGAAGATGGACAAGTCCCTCATGTACACGCCCGCCATGCTCGGCCTGTCCGCGCAGTCCGTGGCGGACATCACCGCGTATCTGAAGAGCCTGTGA
- a CDS encoding TerC/Alx family metal homeostasis membrane protein: protein MLQHALDSFAGIKGVEILAFIIPFLLAIWIDLRAHRASHAITMRDAAMWSVIWVLCAMAFGAFIYFERGGEAASLYVTGYVLEKALAVDNLFAFFLIFKSFGLTQEQNQPLQHRILYWGILGAIVFRVLFLGIGAMVVNLSPYVLIAFALIVLWTVYKMWQSDDDDEEVDYTKHWSVALVKRFTRVNPSIESKRFFSNGATPLFLCLICIEVCDVIFAFDSMPVIVAVVKDPFLMITSSLWAAAGLRSLYFLLIAAQNKFWALEKAVMLLLVFVSGKLIGSAFLYHLPNAVSLSIVGVILATGIIWSLVYPIKEEPGKKP from the coding sequence ATGCTTCAACACGCTCTCGACAGTTTCGCCGGCATCAAAGGTGTTGAAATCCTGGCCTTCATCATCCCCTTCCTGCTGGCCATCTGGATCGATCTGAGGGCCCACCGCGCCAGCCACGCCATCACGATGCGGGATGCCGCCATGTGGTCGGTGATCTGGGTCCTCTGCGCGATGGCATTCGGTGCCTTCATCTACTTCGAGCGGGGAGGCGAGGCCGCCAGCCTCTACGTCACTGGCTATGTCCTGGAGAAGGCCCTCGCGGTGGACAATCTCTTCGCCTTCTTCCTCATCTTCAAGTCATTCGGCCTCACCCAGGAGCAAAACCAGCCGCTCCAGCACCGTATCCTCTACTGGGGAATTCTGGGAGCCATCGTCTTCCGCGTCCTTTTCCTCGGGATCGGAGCGATGGTGGTGAATCTCAGCCCCTACGTGCTCATCGCCTTCGCTCTCATCGTCCTCTGGACGGTCTACAAGATGTGGCAGAGCGACGACGACGACGAGGAAGTGGACTACACCAAGCACTGGTCGGTGGCCCTCGTGAAGAGATTCACCAGGGTGAATCCATCCATCGAATCGAAGCGGTTCTTCTCCAACGGAGCCACGCCGCTTTTCCTCTGCCTCATCTGCATCGAGGTCTGCGACGTCATCTTCGCCTTCGACTCGATGCCGGTCATCGTCGCGGTGGTGAAGGATCCCTTCCTGATGATCACCTCCAGCCTCTGGGCCGCTGCCGGCTTGCGGAGCCTCTACTTCCTGCTCATCGCCGCGCAGAACAAATTCTGGGCGCTGGAGAAAGCCGTCATGCTGCTGCTCGTTTTCGTCTCGGGCAAGCTGATCGGCAGCGCCTTCCTCTACCACCTGCCGAATGCCGTGAGCCTCAGCATCGTCGGCGTGATCCTGGCCACCGGCATCATCTGGTCCCTCGTCTACCCGATCAAGGAGGAGCCAGGAAAGAAGCCGTGA
- a CDS encoding KpsF/GutQ family sugar-phosphate isomerase, with the protein MDFLAKAWQVIEIETGALQGMAARLDGGFSRAVEILKDTLDRRGKIIVAGIGKSGNIGHKIAATLNSTGATAVVLNSQNALHGDLGILSDGDAVLMLSYSGETSELLDLLPHVKRFDVQVIALTGKPSSTLAEHSDVTLDTSVDREACPLNLAPTSSSTAMLVMGDALAMVLLEARGFTEKQFARFHPGGALGRALLTKVADIMRAGDQLAQIVEGATVRDALVAMSQARSGACVVTAADGKLAGIFTHGDFARSYQSDPHVGDRPVADFMTRRPISVSADSLAVEAVQTIGSHRVDDVVVLDGEGRAVGLVDTQDLARLKIV; encoded by the coding sequence ATGGATTTTCTCGCGAAGGCATGGCAGGTCATCGAGATCGAGACCGGGGCGCTGCAGGGCATGGCGGCCCGGCTCGATGGCGGCTTCTCGCGGGCGGTGGAAATCCTGAAGGACACCCTCGACCGCCGCGGCAAGATCATCGTCGCGGGCATCGGGAAATCCGGGAACATCGGCCACAAGATCGCAGCCACGCTGAACTCCACCGGCGCTACCGCCGTGGTGCTGAATTCCCAGAACGCGCTCCATGGCGACCTCGGTATCCTCTCCGATGGTGACGCCGTGCTGATGCTCTCCTACTCCGGCGAGACCTCCGAACTGCTCGACCTGCTGCCGCACGTGAAGCGCTTCGACGTGCAGGTGATCGCCCTGACCGGCAAGCCTTCCTCGACCCTCGCCGAGCACAGCGACGTGACGCTGGATACCTCCGTGGACCGGGAAGCCTGCCCGCTGAATCTCGCACCCACCTCCTCCTCCACCGCGATGCTGGTGATGGGCGACGCGCTGGCAATGGTGCTGCTGGAGGCGCGCGGCTTCACGGAGAAGCAATTCGCGCGCTTCCACCCCGGCGGGGCGCTGGGCCGCGCGCTGCTGACAAAGGTGGCCGACATCATGCGCGCGGGCGACCAGCTCGCGCAGATCGTGGAGGGAGCCACGGTGCGCGACGCGCTGGTGGCGATGTCCCAAGCCCGCTCCGGTGCGTGCGTGGTGACTGCGGCGGATGGCAAGCTGGCGGGCATTTTCACCCACGGCGACTTCGCCCGCAGCTACCAGAGCGATCCTCATGTGGGCGATCGTCCGGTGGCGGATTTCATGACTCGCAGGCCGATCAGCGTATCGGCGGATTCGCTCGCGGTGGAGGCGGTCCAGACCATCGGCTCGCACCGTGTGGACGACGTGGTGGTACTGGATGGCGAAGGCCGCGCGGTGGGCCTCGTGGACACCCAGGACCTCGCCCGGCTCAAGATCGTTTGA
- a CDS encoding addiction module protein — MRTEFAKLLELSRAERIELVEDLWDSLADEKTTEDVSAEKKKELADRRTRFQANPESGLSWDSVKKLARSRHE; from the coding sequence GTGAGAACAGAATTTGCCAAACTCCTGGAATTGAGCCGGGCCGAGCGAATCGAACTCGTCGAAGACCTCTGGGACAGCCTCGCAGACGAGAAGACCACCGAGGATGTGAGCGCCGAGAAAAAGAAGGAACTCGCGGACCGGCGCACCCGTTTTCAGGCGAATCCCGAATCGGGTCTCTCGTGGGACTCGGTGAAGAAGCTGGCGAGAAGCCGCCATGAGTGA
- a CDS encoding type II toxin-antitoxin system RelE/ParE family toxin, translating into MSDRIIYTPDSAQDIAESYDWYEGHEPGLGEQFLLSVEACASRIQRNPAAYPPVADGFRKAALKRFPFEIFYEATPDHITIYAVYHFSRDPKKWRARLKKRK; encoded by the coding sequence ATGAGTGACCGGATCATCTACACACCGGATTCCGCTCAGGACATCGCCGAATCCTACGACTGGTACGAAGGTCACGAGCCCGGACTCGGCGAACAATTCCTTCTCAGCGTCGAAGCCTGCGCCTCACGGATCCAGCGAAATCCGGCCGCCTATCCTCCGGTAGCCGATGGATTCAGGAAGGCCGCTTTGAAACGCTTCCCATTCGAAATCTTCTACGAAGCGACGCCGGACCACATCACGATTTACGCGGTTTATCACTTTTCCCGGGACCCGAAGAAGTGGCGCGCGCGGCTCAAGAAGCGGAAGTGA
- a CDS encoding rhomboid family intramembrane serine protease, with protein MTPDSELPVWARENAFPEAAPGWGWVDRKGREVPVGSFEELSRAIVEDGGARVDLVWTPAARGWVLPEEIPELHPALREARIRWARWEMGEGKQQMTIFGAILVVMVAWNFFSTGKLTANASLGLGVLLFFLLGALPWYQGYKRLKRAKRWAAGEMAVDAPVLRFETWLSIQNTPVTRLMFRLMVVAAIVQLFSEIVYYNGKHGLEGMKGLLGLWHYVLGFGTLDTFGISIAKAGLTKVDGAAGDWWRLLTAPFLHGHWLHWLMNASALAYLGKRVECFARWPHMAMVLLLSAWVGGEASARFMDKTSVGISGGLMGLLGFLLVFESMHRSLVPESARKRLVAGIVMTGIIGYVFRHFIDNAAHAGGLIAGMIYAAVVFPKSSSPHRPRTTSADLVLGGAAVGLLIGSAVLACVKMVG; from the coding sequence ATGACCCCTGACTCCGAGCTTCCCGTATGGGCGCGCGAGAATGCCTTTCCGGAAGCCGCCCCTGGCTGGGGCTGGGTGGACCGGAAGGGCCGCGAGGTGCCGGTCGGGAGCTTCGAGGAGCTGTCCCGCGCCATCGTCGAGGACGGTGGTGCTCGGGTCGATCTGGTGTGGACCCCCGCGGCCCGCGGCTGGGTGCTGCCGGAGGAAATCCCGGAGCTCCACCCTGCACTGCGCGAGGCCCGCATCCGCTGGGCCCGCTGGGAGATGGGGGAGGGGAAGCAGCAGATGACGATCTTTGGCGCGATCCTCGTCGTGATGGTGGCTTGGAATTTCTTTTCCACCGGCAAGCTCACTGCCAACGCCTCGCTGGGGCTGGGCGTGCTGCTGTTTTTCCTGCTGGGAGCGCTGCCGTGGTATCAGGGCTACAAGCGTCTCAAGCGCGCCAAGCGCTGGGCGGCAGGGGAGATGGCCGTGGATGCGCCGGTGCTGAGATTTGAGACCTGGCTATCCATTCAGAACACGCCCGTCACCCGGCTGATGTTCCGGTTGATGGTCGTGGCGGCGATCGTCCAACTTTTCTCCGAGATTGTTTATTACAACGGGAAGCATGGCTTGGAGGGAATGAAGGGCCTCCTCGGGCTGTGGCACTATGTCCTCGGATTCGGAACGCTCGACACCTTCGGTATTTCGATAGCGAAGGCAGGCCTCACCAAGGTCGACGGTGCCGCGGGCGACTGGTGGCGGCTGCTCACCGCGCCCTTCCTGCACGGCCACTGGTTGCACTGGCTGATGAATGCGTCCGCCCTCGCCTACCTGGGCAAGCGCGTGGAGTGCTTCGCCCGCTGGCCGCACATGGCGATGGTGCTGCTGCTTTCCGCGTGGGTGGGTGGTGAGGCATCGGCCCGCTTCATGGACAAGACGTCGGTCGGCATCTCCGGCGGGCTCATGGGGCTGCTCGGATTCCTGCTCGTCTTCGAGTCGATGCACCGCAGCCTCGTCCCGGAGAGCGCACGCAAGCGCCTGGTCGCGGGCATCGTGATGACCGGCATCATCGGCTATGTCTTCCGGCACTTCATCGACAATGCCGCGCACGCGGGCGGCCTCATCGCCGGCATGATTTACGCCGCGGTGGTGTTTCCGAAATCCTCATCCCCGCATCGTCCCCGCACCACCTCCGCCGATCTGGTGCTCGGCGGCGCCGCTGTCGGCCTGCTGATCGGCTCGGCGGTGCTGGCGTGCGTGAAGATGGTGGGGTAG
- the secG gene encoding preprotein translocase subunit SecG, whose protein sequence is MTVLATWLDISINLLLFVFVIVCLLMSMIILMQRPKNEGLGAAFGSGTTDQLFGARTTNVLQKGTVYLSTLFFVLTLTLAVLMNKRTASQHTLQAEVPAAQVEEKPLSISEEAANAGEVQPEPVTPPAPVPAETTPAAPEETPAPTPEPTPETTPAEEPKPEAEPTPPSDATPPAEVTEPTEDAPKVEEP, encoded by the coding sequence ATGACCGTTCTCGCCACCTGGCTCGACATCAGCATCAACCTGCTGCTGTTCGTCTTTGTCATCGTCTGCCTGCTGATGAGCATGATCATCCTGATGCAGCGCCCGAAGAATGAAGGCCTCGGTGCGGCCTTCGGCTCGGGCACGACCGACCAGCTCTTCGGTGCCCGCACCACGAACGTGCTGCAGAAGGGCACGGTGTATCTTTCCACGCTGTTCTTCGTCCTCACGCTCACGCTCGCCGTGCTGATGAACAAGCGCACCGCCAGCCAGCACACCCTGCAGGCCGAGGTTCCCGCGGCACAGGTCGAAGAGAAGCCGCTCTCGATTTCCGAGGAAGCGGCGAATGCCGGAGAAGTCCAGCCCGAGCCGGTGACTCCGCCCGCACCGGTCCCCGCCGAGACCACCCCGGCAGCTCCTGAGGAAACCCCGGCACCGACGCCCGAGCCGACCCCGGAGACCACCCCGGCCGAAGAGCCGAAGCCCGAGGCCGAGCCGACACCGCCTTCCGACGCGACTCCCCCGGCTGAAGTGACCGAGCCGACCGAGGACGCTCCGAAGGTCGAGGAGCCCTGA
- the ruvA gene encoding Holliday junction branch migration protein RuvA has translation MIARLRGKVLEAYPNRLVVDVNGVGYEVHVPISTFDKLHPHEGVAVDLRTHLHIRETAHTLYGFATEEERDLFLLLIDRVSGIGPAIAMAILSGMPAGRFKACVANGEITELSKIKGLGKKTAERIVLELKDKVGVADTWQEVASGQMAPAAADAELALVALGYKQVEARKAVRKVLDVTPDAPAEELIRGALRAMQ, from the coding sequence ATGATCGCTCGCCTGCGCGGCAAGGTGCTGGAGGCCTATCCCAACCGTCTGGTGGTGGATGTGAATGGCGTGGGCTACGAGGTCCACGTCCCCATTTCGACATTCGACAAGCTGCACCCCCACGAGGGCGTGGCGGTGGACCTGCGGACGCACCTGCACATCCGGGAGACGGCGCACACGCTGTATGGCTTCGCCACGGAGGAGGAGCGGGACCTTTTCCTGCTGCTCATCGACCGCGTCAGCGGCATCGGCCCGGCGATCGCCATGGCCATCCTGAGCGGCATGCCCGCCGGGCGCTTCAAGGCGTGCGTGGCCAATGGCGAGATCACCGAACTTTCCAAAATCAAGGGCCTAGGGAAGAAGACCGCCGAGCGCATCGTGCTGGAGCTGAAGGACAAGGTGGGCGTGGCCGATACCTGGCAGGAAGTCGCCAGCGGCCAGATGGCCCCGGCCGCCGCGGACGCGGAGCTGGCACTGGTAGCGCTGGGCTACAAGCAGGTGGAGGCCCGCAAGGCCGTCCGCAAGGTGCTGGATGTCACTCCCGATGCCCCTGCCGAAGAACTGATCCGCGGTGCGCTGCGGGCGATGCAATGA
- a CDS encoding DEAD/DEAH box helicase: METPPFSELGLPSELLAAVESLGFERPSPIQAKAIPVALTGRDILGLSHTGSGKTAAFTLPLLAKLDFKKRLPQALILCPTRELAVQVCEEVHRLGSKLGQLRAVPVYGGAPMDRQLRALRDGVQVVVGTPGRVMDHLRRGSFDVSEIQTIVLDEADRMLDLGFREEMEELLGSLPKERQSMFFSATMSKGVSHLIGKFGNNPETVQIDQKAKTVSTIDQSYFEVRERSKVEVLSRLLDMEQARLAIIFCNTKRSVDECTESLLARGYTVDRLHGDITQQMRERVLRRFREGTIELLVATDVAARGLDVENIDVVFNYDLPQDPEDYVHRIGRTGRAGRSGRAVSFVFGREIHRLEMIERYTRQVIRREKVPSQEQVEGRLADLAFEEIKERLEKSEFQSHEEQVDRLLEQGYTPTDIASVLFTLLREARGREFGEIQEDREDPRDRRQQQRGDRREPREFREREPRAPRERRDGPHDNADMVPLFFSLGKFHGVKVGEIIGMLYGEAGLPDGAVGHVKLFAKHSSIDVRADCAERLVQISKGAQLRGRNFILDFDRGPRGPRGA; this comes from the coding sequence ATGGAAACACCTCCGTTCTCTGAACTTGGCCTGCCGTCCGAACTTCTCGCCGCTGTCGAATCGCTCGGCTTCGAGCGCCCTTCGCCGATCCAGGCAAAGGCGATCCCCGTCGCGCTGACCGGCCGCGACATTCTCGGTCTCTCGCACACCGGCTCCGGCAAGACCGCCGCCTTCACGCTGCCGCTGCTGGCAAAGCTCGATTTCAAGAAGCGCCTGCCCCAGGCGCTCATCCTCTGCCCGACCCGCGAGCTGGCCGTGCAGGTCTGCGAGGAGGTCCACCGCCTCGGCTCGAAGCTCGGCCAGCTCCGCGCGGTGCCGGTCTATGGTGGCGCGCCGATGGACCGCCAGCTCCGTGCCTTGCGCGATGGCGTGCAGGTCGTGGTCGGCACCCCCGGCCGCGTGATGGATCACCTGCGCCGCGGCTCTTTCGACGTGAGCGAAATCCAGACCATCGTGCTGGATGAGGCCGACCGCATGCTCGACCTCGGCTTCCGTGAGGAGATGGAGGAGCTGCTCGGCTCGCTGCCGAAGGAGCGCCAGTCGATGTTCTTCTCCGCCACGATGAGCAAGGGCGTGTCCCACCTCATCGGCAAGTTCGGCAACAATCCCGAGACCGTCCAGATCGACCAGAAGGCGAAGACCGTCTCGACCATCGATCAATCCTACTTCGAGGTGCGCGAGCGCTCGAAGGTGGAAGTGCTCTCCCGCCTGCTCGACATGGAACAGGCCCGCCTCGCCATCATCTTCTGCAATACGAAGCGCTCCGTGGACGAGTGCACCGAGTCGCTGCTCGCCCGCGGCTACACGGTGGACCGCCTGCACGGCGACATCACCCAGCAGATGCGCGAGCGCGTGCTGCGCCGCTTCCGCGAGGGGACCATCGAGTTGCTCGTCGCCACGGATGTCGCCGCGCGCGGTCTCGACGTGGAGAACATCGACGTGGTCTTCAACTATGACCTGCCGCAGGATCCGGAGGACTACGTCCACCGCATCGGCCGTACCGGTCGTGCCGGACGCAGCGGCCGTGCCGTCAGCTTCGTCTTCGGCCGCGAGATCCATCGCCTGGAGATGATCGAGCGCTACACGCGCCAGGTCATCCGCCGCGAGAAGGTCCCGTCTCAGGAGCAGGTCGAGGGTCGCCTCGCCGACCTCGCCTTCGAGGAGATCAAGGAGCGCCTCGAGAAGAGCGAATTCCAGTCCCACGAGGAGCAGGTGGACCGCCTGCTGGAGCAGGGCTACACGCCGACGGACATCGCCAGCGTGCTCTTCACGCTGCTGCGTGAAGCCCGTGGCCGTGAATTCGGCGAGATCCAGGAGGACCGCGAGGACCCGCGCGATCGTCGCCAGCAGCAACGTGGTGATCGCCGCGAGCCGCGTGAATTCCGCGAGCGCGAACCGCGTGCCCCGCGCGAGCGCCGCGACGGACCGCACGACAATGCGGACATGGTGCCGCTGTTCTTCTCGCTCGGGAAATTCCACGGCGTGAAGGTCGGCGAGATCATCGGCATGCTTTACGGCGAAGCCGGCCTGCCGGATGGCGCTGTCGGCCATGTGAAGCTTTTCGCAAAGCACAGCAGCATCGACGTCCGCGCCGACTGTGCCGAGCGCCTCGTGCAGATCTCGAAGGGTGCCCAGCTTCGCGGCCGGAATTTCATCCTCGATTTCGACCGCGGTCCCCGTGGTCCGCGCGGCGCGTGA